GCCGATGAGGAAGTGTTCGAGATGAACAACGGCTGCATCTGCTGCACCGTGCGCGGCGACCTGATCCGCATCCTTGGCAACCTGATGAAGCGCCGCGCCAGATTTGATGGCATCATTGTCGAGACCACGGGGCTGGCCGATCCCGCCCCGGTGGCGCAGACCTTCTTTGTCGATGAGGACGTGCGCGGCAGGACCCGGCTCGATGCCGTGGTCACGGTGGTGGATGCCTACAACGTCATCCAGACGCTGGAAGAAAGCCCCGAGGCGGTGAACCAGATCGCCTTTGCCGATGTGATCATCCTCAACAAGACCGACCTTGTGGATGAAGCGGGGCTTGAGGCGATCGAAAAGCGCATCCGCTCCATCAACGCGGTGGCCCGCATCCACCGCGCGCAGCGTGGCGACGTGCCCCTGTCCGATGTGCTGGATCAGGGCGGCTTCGACCTGCAGCGCGCACTGGAACACGCGCCGCACTTCCTTGAAGATACCAGCCATTCGCATGAGGCGGACGTGACATCGCTCTCCTATGAAGTGGAGGAGCCGCTGGACGCCGCCAAATTCCAGGCATGGATCGGTGCGGTGCTGCAGGAGCAGGGGGCTGACATCCTGCGCGCCAAGGGCATCCTGAACTATGCGGGAGAGGACCGGCGCTTCGCCTTTCAGGCCGTGCACATGATGGCGGATGGTGATTTCATCGGCCCGTGGAAGGAAGGGGAACCCCGTGTCTCGCGCCTCGTCTTCATTGGCCGGAACCTCAACCGCCCGCAGCTTCGCCGGGGTTTTGAAAGCTGCCGCGCGAAATGAGCGATACCGTGAACGATACCATGGGCAGTGACGCCATGGGCCCCACCCTGCTTGAACGCCGGGGGGCCATACGCCAGCTTGAAGGCCAGATTACCGGCTGCGCCATCTCGCGTGACAGCCAGCAGGTCGCCTTTGTCACGGGGGAAGGCGATGTCGTTCTGGCCGACCGGGCGGACTGGGGCCGGTCGGATGCATGGAATGTCCAGACCGTGCATGACGGTGCGATCCTGGCCATTGCCGCCGATGCCGCGCCCACCGGCTTCCTGACCGGCGGTGATGACAGCACCCTGCGCCGGATCGGGGCCGATGGCAGCGTAAGCGACCTGGTGCGCGGCCGCCGCTGGATAGAGCACGTCACCACATGGTGTGATGACAGGGGCAAGGGGGGCGTGATCGCCTTCGCGTCCGGCAGGCAGGTCGAACTGCGTGACGCGGGCGGGCAGGCCACGCTCAAGGTGCTGGAGCACCCCTCCACCGTCAGCGGCATCGTGTTTGATGCCAAGGGCAAGCGCATCGCGGCCTCGCATTACAATGGCGCGTCGATGTGGTTCGTGCAGGCGAAGGTGGATACCGTCCGCCCGCTGGAATGGAAGGGCAGCCATATCGGCATTGCCATCCATCCCGCCGGAGAGGCGCTGGTGACATCGATGCAGGAATCGGAACTGCATGGCTGGCGCCTGTCGGACGGGCACAACATGCGCATGAGCGGTTATCCGTCCAAGGTGCAGTCCATGGCGTTCACGCGCAATGGCAAGTGGCTGGTGACCAGCGGCGCCGACACGGTTGTCATGTGGCCGTTCTTCGGTGGCGGCCCGATGGGCAAGCCCCCGGCCGAGGCTGGCGGCATTCCCGGCGTGGTGTGCACCCGCGTCGCCTGCCACCCGCTGCATGACATCGTGGCCGCGGGCTTTGCCGATGGTTCGGTGCTGATGGTCGATACCGGGGCGCAGCGCGTCCTGCCTGTCTGCATGGGTGGGGGGGAGCCGGTTTCGGCGCTGGCCTTCAGCCCGGACGGGTGTGGCCTTGCCTTCGGCACGGAAGATGGCCGCGTCGCCGTGGTGGATCTGGCGGCGCATTAGGCAGCGCTCCGACCACGGACGGGAAAGGGGGAGCGGGCGCATGCGCGTGCTTCATGTCATGGCGGCACGCGGCAATGGCGGGGCGGAGCTTTATGCCACCGATGTCATGCTGGGCCTGCAGGCGGCGGGAGCTGCGCAATGCGCCGTGCTGCATCCGGCATCCCCCCGACTGGACGAAATGCGTGCGCGGGGGGTGGCGGTGGAAACCGCGCCCCTGCGCTTTCCCCTCCGCCCGCTGGCCCGCCATGCCATGCGCAGGCTGATCACGCGCATGCGGCCCGACCTGATTCACTGCTGGCTGCGCCGCGCGGCGGAACTGGTGCCCGCGCATGCAGGCGTGCCGGTCATCGGCTGGTTCGGCAATTACAAGGACCTGCGTCCCTTCGCGCATTGTGACTGGTTCGTGGGCTGTACGCCGGACATGGCACGATCCATGCGCGAACGGGGCGCACCGGCGGACCGGGTTGCCTATATTCCCACTTTTTCTTCCGTCACACCGGCGTCGCCGGTCAGCCGGCAGTCCCTTGATACCCCGGCCGATGCCCGTGTACTGCTGGTGCTCTCGCGCCTGCACCCGGCCAAGGGACTGGAAACGCTGCTCGACACCCTGCCTGACCTGCCGGACTGCCATGTCTGGCTGGCGGGCGAGGGGGAACTGCGCACGGCCCTTGCGGCACGGGCGGCGCGGCTGGGGGTGGCGCGGCGGGTGCATTTCCTTGGCTGGCGCACCGACCGGGGGGCCTTGCTGGCGGCGGCGGATATCTGTGTCCTGCCCTCGCGTTACGAGCCGTTTGGTACTGTCATCCTTGATGCCTGGTCGGCGGATGTGCCGCTGGTGGCCTGTGCCGCGGCAGGCCCGCGCGCCCATGTGCGTGACGGGCACAACGGCATGCTGGTGCCCGTTGATGATGCGCAGGCACTGGCGGCGGCCCTGCGGCGGGTGCTGGATGACCCGGCTCTGGCCGCGCGCATCGTGGCGGGCGGCAGGCAGGAATACACGGCGCGTTTCACCCCGCAGGCCGTGACCCGCCAGTGGCTGGACCTGTATGGCCGCGTGCTGTCAGCGCACGGCGGGGGCGGATAGCGGCGCGGCCGGGGGTGGCGTGGGCGCGCGGGGCGCCGTGGCCATGCCATCCAGAAACGCCTCGGCCAGTGCGGCATAGAGTGGCTGCGAACAGATCATGCGCGAGACGCCGTAGGCCAGGAAGGATGTGGCCAGAAGTGCCAGCGTGACCTGCTGGTTGTCACACATTTCCATCACGATGACCGATGCCGTAAGCGGTGACTGCACCACGGCGGAGAAATAGGCCACCGTGCCCAGCAGCACCACGGCGCCCGGCGTGGTGTGCGGCAGGAACTGCGCCACCCAGCCGCCAAAACCCGCCCCGATGGCGAGCGAGGGCGCGAACAGCCCCCCCGGAATGCCCGAACAGTAGGAAATGATGGTGGCGATGAACTTCAGGATGAAGAAGGAAGCCGGATAGTGCGTCCTGCCTTCGATGATTTCATGCGCCTGTTCATAGCCCGTGCCGTAGGTGATGCCGTCCGATGCGATGCCGATCACCGCCAGCAGCAGCCCGCAGCTGGCGGCAAACGCCACCGGCCTGCCGCGTGCAAACCGCCCCAGCCCCCCGGGCAGGCCACGGGTTGCGCGGATCAGGATGGCGGAAAACACCCCGCCGCCAATCCCGCCCAGAATGCCGCAGGTCGGCACCGCGATCCAGCTTATGCCAATCGGCACCACCACGTCCGTGTGGCCGAAATAGCTGTAATTGCCTACCAGTGCGATGGCGGTCACACCCGACAGGATCACGCCGGTCAGCATGGTGCCGCTGGTGCGCTGCTCGAACGAATGGCTGAGTTCCTCGATGGCGAAGACGATCCCGGCCAGCGGCGTGTTGAACGCCGCTGATACGCCCGAGGCCCCCCCCGCCAGGATCAGCCCGCGCCGCATGCTGACGGTGGACAGGTTGAGCCACCGCCCGCAGGCATGCATGATGGCCGCGCCGATCTGCACGCTCGGCCCCTCACGCCCGATGGAGCCGCCCGCCACCAGCCCCAGCGTGGTCAGCACGATCTTGCCCGCAGCCACCCGCAGCGAGAGCAGCCGGTCGATGATGGCGAAGTTTTCAAGGTGCAGGGTGGCGATGGTCTGCGGTATGCCGCTGCCCTGCGCCCCCCGGAACCATGTGCGCGTGAGCCATGTGGACAGCGCCAGCCCCGCAGGGGTCAGGGCCAGCATGATCCATGGACTGATGGCGATGATATGATTGCGCAGCGTGGCCGCGGCATCGGCCGCCATGGCAAAGCCCACGGCCACCACGCCCACAATCACGGCAGCCGCCCAGCATGCCAGCTTGCGCCGCCACTGCTCGGTGGTGATACGGGCGGAACGGCGCAGGTGGCGCATGTGCCGCCGGCGGATCTCGGTTAGGTCGGTTCGCATGACCGGCAGGGAACTTTCAGCAACAGCACTGACAGATAAACAGGGGGGTAGCAGTCGGGTTGCGGAACAAGGGTGGTATTTATCGCAGGCCAGCCCGTCATGTCCACGCGGGGCAGGCCCGCGGATATCGGCAGGGGATCAGGGCAGTACCAGGACACCGGTATGCTTGGCCTTGCGCTCGGGTTCGACATGGATGTTGATCAGCGCCTGGCCCACGCCCGCACGCAGCCCGGCCTCCACGCGGTCACAGATATGGTGGGCGTCTTCCACGCTCATGGTGCCGGGCACCACAAGGTGGAATTCGATGAAGGTCATTGCCCCCACGATGCGCGCGCGGATGTCATGCGCCTCCATCGCCCCGGTGGCAGTGTGGGAGATGATGGAACGGATCTCGGCCAGCGTTTCCGAATTGGGGGCCTCATCCATCAGTCCCGCAATCGAGGTCCGCATCATCTCCCACCCCGTGCGCAGCACGTTGAGCGAGATCATGGCCGCCAGCAGCGGGTCGAGCCACAGCCAGCCGGTCAGCGGTATCAGGATGAAACCGCAGATCAGCACGGCGGAGGTCCACACATCGGACAGCACATGGTGCCCGCCTGCCACCAGTGCGGGCGAATGGTGCGCCCGCCCCAGCCGCAGCAGCAGCACGCCCCACCCCAGATTGAGCAGCCCCGCCCCGCCATTCAGGCTTATGCCCAGCAGCGAATCCTCGGGCGCATGCATGTGCCGGAACCCGATCCATGCCTCATGCGCGATGGTGATGGAGGTTATGACAACCAGTACCCCTTCCGCCACGGCGGACAGGTATTCGGCCTTGTAATGGCCATAGGTGTGGTTGTGGTCGGGCGGCAGGCTGGCCACCCGCAGCGCCCACAGCCCCGCCACGGCGGAGACCACGTTGATGATCGTCTCCACCGCATCCGAATACAGTGCGATGCTGTCCGTGACCCGCCATGCCGCGTATTTCATGCCGAGGGCGATGAGGCTGACCGCAACGCTGCACCACGCGGCCAGGATCTTGGTATCGGTTTTCGCGAACATGCCTGACGGGCGATCCTTGTCTTCAGACGGTATGGGCACTGGCGAGAATGCAGATATCGGCATCGCTCAGGGTCTCGATCTGCAACGTGGGATGCACGATGCCAAAGCGTTCATTCAGTTCGCGCGCGGCCAGATTCAGCAGCCCTTCCGCCGGGTGGCCGCTTTCACGCGCGTCACGCACAAGGTGTACGGTCAGTGCCGTCTCGGTCGTGCTGATCGGCCAGATATGCAGGTCATGCAGGTCGCACACGCCGGGCAGCGTGCGCAGGAAGGTGGCCACCTGTGCCGGGTCGATGCCGCGCGGCACGCGGTCCAGCGCCATGTCCAGCGAATCCCGCAGGAGCGACCACGTGGCCACGATGATGGACAGCGAGACGACAAGACAGATGGCGGGATCGATTCGCAGCCACCCCGTCAGCAGGATCACGCCGCCGCCCGCCACCACGGCCAGCGACATCAGCGCGTCCGACGCCATGTGCAGGAATGCGCCATGCAGGTTGAGGTCCTTCCTGCCGCCGCTTGCGAACAGCAGCGCCGTAAGCCCGTTCACCACAATGCCGATGCCCGCCACCACCATCACCGCGACACCGGCCACCGGGTGCGGGTGGACAAGGCGCTGCACGGCTTCCCACATGATCCCGCCGGTCACCACCAGCAGGGCCACGGCATTGCCCAGGGCCGCGAGGATGGAAGACCGGCGCAGCCCGTAGGTGAAAGTGGCGGTGGGGGAGCGGCGGGACAGCACTTCGGCCAGCCACGCCGCTCCCAGCGCCAGCACGTCGGACAGGTTGTGCCCCGCATCCGCCAGCAGCGAGAGCGCATGGCTGCGCACGCCCCATGCCGCTTCCCCGATCACATAGACAAGGTTGAGGGCAATCCCGATGGCGAATGCCCGCCCGTAGGATGCGGGGGCATGCACGTGATGGTGGCCGAACAGCCCGCCATGCCCATGGTCATGCCCGCAGTCATGGCCCGTGTGGTCATGGCCGTCATGTGCGTCACCTGCGGGGTCATGGCCATCATGGTCATGTCCGGCATGGTCATGGGTCGTGCCGCCGTCATGCACATGGTCATGCGCGACCGTATGGGCATGGCCGTCATGGCCATGATTGTGTTGGCATGCGCCCATGGGGCTGTGTCCATCTGCAGGAAAGCAAGGGTAACGCGGCCTTCCTAGCAGAAGGTTAAGCGCTGTCACCAGTACTTAGCACGTTTTGCGCGGGCATGGGCCGTGATAAGCCACCCGAACGGCCCATGCCCGGGTTCCCACTGCCACAGGAAACATGACCCGATGATCCGACTGACCGAACTGCGCCTGCCCCTTGGCCATGCGGAGGATGCCCTGCGCCATGCCGTGACTGAACGGCTGGGTATCGCAGCCGGAGATGTAGGCCAGATCAGCGTGTTCCGCCGCGGGCATGATGCACGCCGGCGCAGCCGGATCATGCTGGTCTACACGGTGGACTGCGCGGTGACGGACGAGGCGGCGGTGCTGGCCGCCCATGCGGATGCGCGTGACATCATGCCCGCGCCCGATACCGCCTACCATCGTGTCATTGACGATGGGGCGCAGATTGCCGCCCGGCCCGGCTTTAAACGACCGGTGGTGATCGGGGCCGGTCCGTGCGGGCTCATGGCCGCGCTGGTACTGGCACAGATGGGCCTGCGCCCGCTGGTGCTCGAACGTGGCAAGGTGGTGCGTGAGCGCACGGTCGATACCTTCGCCCTGTGGCGTAAATCCATCCTGACACCGGAGAGCAATGTGCAGTTTGGCGAAGGGGGGGCCGGAACCTTTTCCGATGGCAAGCTGTACAGCCAGGTCAGCGACCCGCGCCATTACGGGCGCAAGGTACTGGCGGAATTCGTGCGCGCCGGTGCGCCGGAGGAGATCGAATACCTCTCCCGCCCCCATATCGGTACCTTCCGTCTGGTCGCGATGGTGGAGCATATCCGTGCCGAGATCGAATCCCTTGGCGGCGAATACCGCTTTGGCGCGCATGTGAGCGATTTCGTGATGCGGGGTGACGGAGCAGGCGGCCAGCGCATCGCCGCCCTGCGCCTGGCTGACGGGACGGAGGTTGTGACCGACCACGTGGTGCTGGCCATAGGCCACAGCGCGCGGGATACGTTTGAATCCCTGCACGCGGCGGGCGTGGCCATGGTGGCCAAGCCGTTCTCCATCGGGGTGCGCATCGAGCATCCGCAATCCGTCATCAATACCGCGCGCTATCACCGGCCCGAACCCGTGCCCGGACTGGGTGCGGCCGATTACAGGCTGGTGCACCATGCCAGCAATGGCCGTGCGGTCTATTCCTTCTGCATGTGCCCCGGCGGCACGGTGGTGGCCGCGACATCGGAGCCGGGACAGGTGGTGACCAACGGCATGAGCCAGTATTCCCGCGCCGAGCGCAATGCCAATGCGGGCATCGTGGTGGGCGTAACACCGGAGCAGGATTATCCCGGCGGCGCGCTGGCGGGCATTGCCTTCCAGCGCGAATGGGAACGCAGGGCGTACGAGGCTGGTGGCGGCGCCTATTTCGCGCCCGTGCAGACGGTGGGTGATTTCCTTGATGGCAGGCCCTCCACCACACTGGGCGATGTCGTGCCATCCTACCGCCCCGGCGTGACACCTACCGACCTTACGCGCTGCCTGCCGGCTTTTGCCATTGAGGCGATACGTGAGGCGCTGCCCCATTTTGATCGCAGGCTGGCCGGTTTTTCCATGCGTGATGCGGTCATGACCGGGGTGGAGACACGCACATCATCGCCCCTGCGCATTCCGCGCGGGGTGGATGGGCAGGGCATCAACGTGCGCGGCCTGTTCCCGGCGGGTGAGGGGGCGGGCTATGCCGGTGGCATCCTGTCTGCCGGGATTGATGGCATCCGCATTGCCGAAGCCGTGGCCCTGTCGCTGGCAGGCCGCAAGGTGGAGCAGGCGCTCCAGCGCGGCATGACGCATGCGACGGAAGCGCAGTAATAAAAACGGACAGAAGTTTTTGGTGAAGCTTTTTTCAAAAAGCTTCGAAGAACGCCGTCTTTTTGAAAAAAGACGGCACCCGAAAACGCCTTTATTTTAAATCGTCCCGTTCCTTACAGGAACGAGACCGGGTCGATATCCACGTCAATCCGCGCCCCGCGCTCTGGCTTCACGCGCGACAGCCATTCACGCATGATCGGCTGCACCGCAATGTTGCGCCGCGCGCGCAGCAGCAGGCGGAAGCGGTGCCGCCCGCGCAGGATGGCCAGTGGCGCAGGGGCGGGGCCCAGCACCTGCACGCCATCCATCTGCGGAGCGTTCTGCCCCAGCGCGCGGGCGGTCATGTCGGCCGCATCGGGCATCTCGGCACTCACGATCACGGCGGCCAGCCGGCCATAGGGCGGCCAGAAGCCGGGGCGGCGCTGTTCGGCCTCCTGCTGCATGAAACTGGCAAAATCGCCTGATACCAGCGCCTGCATGACCGGGTGGTCGGGCACGTAGCTCTGAAGCAGGACGCGCCCCGGCGCTTCGGCGCGGCCCGCGCGGCCCGCTACCTGATGGAGCAGTTGCACCGTGCGCTCGGATGCCCGCAGGTCGCCCCCCCCCAGCCCCAGGTCCGCATCCACGATTCCCACCAGCGTCAGATGCGGGAAATGCCAGCCCTTGGCCACGATCTGGGTGCCGATCACAAGGTCGATCTCGCGCTGTGCTATGCGCTCCACGGCGGCGGCGGTGGCGGCGGGGCCATTGAGCGTATCGCTGGCCATGACCAGAATGCGGGCATCGGGGAATGTGGCGCGCGCTTCCTCTGTTATGCGCTCCACGCCGGGGCCGATGGGGGTCAGGCTGTCGGCATCGGCGCATTGGGGGCAGGTCTGGGGAATGGGCTCGTCATACCCGCAATGGTGGCAGGTCAGGATATGGCGCGCGCGGTGTTCCACCAGCCACGCGGTGCAGTTGGGGCACTGCATGCGGTGGCCACAGGTGCGGCACAGCGTAAGCGGCGCATAGCCCCGGCGGTTGAGGAACAGCATCGCCTGCTCCCCCCGGCCCACCGCATCGTTGATCGCACCCGTCAGCACGGGGGAGAGGAACAGCCCGCGTTCCGGCGGGTCGGCGCGCATGTCCAGTGTCTGGACATCCGGCATGCTGGCATTGCCGTGCCGCGCATTCAGCTTCAGGTGCCGGTAGCGGCCCGCGCCCACATTGGCCAGGCTTTCAAGGCTGGGTGTGGCCGAAACCAGCACCACTGGCGCATGGCTCATGCGCGCGCGCACCACCGCCATGTCGCGCGCATGGTAGGTTACGCCATCTTCCTGCTTGAAGGCGGTTTCGTGCTCCTCATCCACAATGATCAGGCCAAGCCGGTCAAACGGCAGGAACAGCGCCGAGCGCGCGCCCACCACGACCCGCGCCGTGCCGTCGGCTACCGCCCGCCACGTAATCCTGCGCAGCCGCGCGCCCAGGTCGGAATGCCACAGGGCGGGCTGGGCACCAAAACGGCGTGCGAAGCGGCCCGTCCACTGGGCGGACAGGGCGATTTCGGGCAGCAGCACCAGCGCCTGCCTGCCGGATGCGATGCACGCGGCAATGGCTTCCATGTAGATCTCGGTCTTGCCCGACCCGGTCACCCCTTCCAGCAGGGTGATGGAAAAATCGTTTTCTTCCACCCGCGCGCGCAGTTGGGTGGCCACATCGGCCTGCTCGCCTTCCAGTTGTGGTGGGCAATGGGCGGGCTCGGGCAGGGCAAAGGGCGGTGGGGGAAGGATTTCCACCGCCGTCAGGGCCCCTGCCTGCGCAAGCCCGCGGACCACGGCGGCCCCGACCCCGGCGCGACGTGCCAGTTCCGCCGCGGGCAGTGCCGTCGTGGCGCTGTCCAGCACTTTCTGGCGCGCGGGTGTCAGGCGCAGTCCGGCCGGCATGTCCGCAGCCGCGACCCAGCCCGTGGCGGGCCGGGGCAGGGGGGCGAGCGCATTGGCCCGCAGCGCCATGGCCAGTACCATCCCCGGTGGTGACAGGGTATAGGCCGCCACCCAGTCCACGAACTGGCGCAGCTGGGCGGGCAGCGGCGGCAGGTCAAGCCGTGCCGCCACGGGTTTCAGGCGGCTGGCGGGTACGTCCTTTTGTGCAGGCGGCGTGAATTCGGGCGGCAGGCGGGATGTGGCATCCCATATCACCCCCGTTTCCGTGCGGCGGCCCAGCGGCACGGTCACGATGTCCCCCGGTCCGGCGCCGGCCAGCCGGGGCGGCAGCAGGTAGTCCAGCGGCCCGGCAAAGGGCAGGGTGAGCATGACCCGCACGCGCCCGTCCGTGGTGGCGGGGGGCAGCAGGTCCGTCTGTATGGGATTGCGGTGCGGCATGGGTTTTTCTACCGTCATGCATCGCCCGTGTCTTGTCCATTGCGCATGCGTGATGCGTATGCGGGCCGGGCAGTCCGGCAGGGACGTGGGAACAGCAGGGGGCAGGGCGCACGATGGCCGAGCATATGATGGCAACCGGGGCGCGTGACGCCTTTCTGCACTGGATGGAAACCGAACGCCGGGCGGCCCCCCTTACGCTTGAGGCCTATCGTGGCGACCTGAACCGCTTCGTATCGTTCCTGACCGGTCATCTGGGGGCCGAGCCGGACCTGGCCGCACTGGCCGGGCTGTCGCTGGTCGACCTGCGGGCGTGGCTTGCACATGAACATGCGCAGGCCCTGGGCGGCAGGCGAGCCACCACGCAGGACCGTGCCGCCCGTACCCGGGCGCGCCGGGTTTCGGCCCTGCGTTCCTTCTACCGCTACCTTGCGCGCCATCATGGGGTGGACAATCCCGCCCCCGGCCTGCTGGCAGCCCCGCGCACCCGCCGCCCGCTGCCGCGCCCGCTGCCAGCCGTGCAGGCGCTGGAGGTGCCCGAAGGTATTGCCGATATTGCCCATACCCCCATGGCCCGGGTGCGTGACGGCGCCCTGTTCATGCTGCTGTATGGCTGCGGGCTGCGCATTTCGGAGGCGCTGGGGCTGAACGTGCATGACCTTGACCACGCGCGGGCACTGGGGGACGCGGCAAAGGGTGACGGCGTGCTGCGCATACAGGGCAAGGGGGGCAGGGAACGCATGGTGCCGGTGCTGCCGCAGGTCATGGCGGCACTTGCGCGCTGGCGTGGGGTGCACCCGCTGCCGCAGGCGGATGCGCCGCTGTTCGTGGGCGTGCGGGGCGGGCGGCTGCAGGCGGGCATTGCCCAGCGCGCCATGCGTACATGGCGGCACATGGCGGGCCTGCCCGATCATGCAACCCCGCACGCGCTGCGGCATTCATTCGCCACCCACCTGATGGAAGGGGGGGCCGACCTGCGCGTGATACAGGACCTGCTTGGCCATGCCAGCCTGTCCACCACCCAGCGCTATACCCTTGCCGACGAGGCGCGGCTGATGGATGTCTGGACACGCGCCCATCCGCATGCCACCGATACAGCACATTGAACAGGAATACCCATGCCCCAGCGGTTCGCCTATCCCCCGATCGACCCATACGATCACGGCTGGCTTGATACGGGCGAGGGGCATCGCGTCTACTGGGAACTGTGCGGCAATCCGGACGGCATTCCCGTCGTGTTCCTGCATGGCGGCCCCGGTGGCGGGTGTTCGGCCTTCCAGCGCCAGATGTTCGATCCCGCGCGCTACCGTATCCTGCTGTTCGACCAGCGTGGCTGCGGACGCTCCACCCCGCATGCCTCGCTCGAGAACAACACCACGTGGCATCTCGTGGCCGATATCGAGCGGCTACGCGTGCTGACGGGGGCGGAATCGTGGATGGTGTTTGGCGGGTCATGGGGGTCCACGCTGGCGCTGGCCTACGCGCAGGCGCATCCGCAGCGGGTCAGCGCGCTGGTCATGCGCGGCATCTTCACCCTGCGGCGCGCGGAACTGCTGTGGTATTATCAGGATGGGGCATCATGGCTGTTCCCCGACCTGTGGGAGCAGTTCCTGGCCCCCATTCCCCCTGCCGAGCGCACGGACCTGATGGCCGCCTACAACCGCCGCCTGACCGGCAGCGACGCGGAGGAACAGATGAA
This portion of the Komagataeibacter sp. FNDCF1 genome encodes:
- a CDS encoding GTP-binding protein — encoded protein: MSDTVQAAPDAAAQNALVPVTVLTGFLGAGKTTLLNHILTAQHGRKYAVVVNEFGELGVDNDLVVDADEEVFEMNNGCICCTVRGDLIRILGNLMKRRARFDGIIVETTGLADPAPVAQTFFVDEDVRGRTRLDAVVTVVDAYNVIQTLEESPEAVNQIAFADVIILNKTDLVDEAGLEAIEKRIRSINAVARIHRAQRGDVPLSDVLDQGGFDLQRALEHAPHFLEDTSHSHEADVTSLSYEVEEPLDAAKFQAWIGAVLQEQGADILRAKGILNYAGEDRRFAFQAVHMMADGDFIGPWKEGEPRVSRLVFIGRNLNRPQLRRGFESCRAK
- a CDS encoding WD40 repeat domain-containing protein; this translates as MSDTVNDTMGSDAMGPTLLERRGAIRQLEGQITGCAISRDSQQVAFVTGEGDVVLADRADWGRSDAWNVQTVHDGAILAIAADAAPTGFLTGGDDSTLRRIGADGSVSDLVRGRRWIEHVTTWCDDRGKGGVIAFASGRQVELRDAGGQATLKVLEHPSTVSGIVFDAKGKRIAASHYNGASMWFVQAKVDTVRPLEWKGSHIGIAIHPAGEALVTSMQESELHGWRLSDGHNMRMSGYPSKVQSMAFTRNGKWLVTSGADTVVMWPFFGGGPMGKPPAEAGGIPGVVCTRVACHPLHDIVAAGFADGSVLMVDTGAQRVLPVCMGGGEPVSALAFSPDGCGLAFGTEDGRVAVVDLAAH
- a CDS encoding glycosyltransferase, encoding MRVLHVMAARGNGGAELYATDVMLGLQAAGAAQCAVLHPASPRLDEMRARGVAVETAPLRFPLRPLARHAMRRLITRMRPDLIHCWLRRAAELVPAHAGVPVIGWFGNYKDLRPFAHCDWFVGCTPDMARSMRERGAPADRVAYIPTFSSVTPASPVSRQSLDTPADARVLLVLSRLHPAKGLETLLDTLPDLPDCHVWLAGEGELRTALAARAARLGVARRVHFLGWRTDRGALLAAADICVLPSRYEPFGTVILDAWSADVPLVACAAAGPRAHVRDGHNGMLVPVDDAQALAAALRRVLDDPALAARIVAGGRQEYTARFTPQAVTRQWLDLYGRVLSAHGGGG
- a CDS encoding chloride channel protein, with protein sequence MRHLRRSARITTEQWRRKLACWAAAVIVGVVAVGFAMAADAAATLRNHIIAISPWIMLALTPAGLALSTWLTRTWFRGAQGSGIPQTIATLHLENFAIIDRLLSLRVAAGKIVLTTLGLVAGGSIGREGPSVQIGAAIMHACGRWLNLSTVSMRRGLILAGGASGVSAAFNTPLAGIVFAIEELSHSFEQRTSGTMLTGVILSGVTAIALVGNYSYFGHTDVVVPIGISWIAVPTCGILGGIGGGVFSAILIRATRGLPGGLGRFARGRPVAFAASCGLLLAVIGIASDGITYGTGYEQAHEIIEGRTHYPASFFILKFIATIISYCSGIPGGLFAPSLAIGAGFGGWVAQFLPHTTPGAVVLLGTVAYFSAVVQSPLTASVIVMEMCDNQQVTLALLATSFLAYGVSRMICSQPLYAALAEAFLDGMATAPRAPTPPPAAPLSAPAVR
- a CDS encoding cation diffusion facilitator family transporter, whose product is MFAKTDTKILAAWCSVAVSLIALGMKYAAWRVTDSIALYSDAVETIINVVSAVAGLWALRVASLPPDHNHTYGHYKAEYLSAVAEGVLVVITSITIAHEAWIGFRHMHAPEDSLLGISLNGGAGLLNLGWGVLLLRLGRAHHSPALVAGGHHVLSDVWTSAVLICGFILIPLTGWLWLDPLLAAMISLNVLRTGWEMMRTSIAGLMDEAPNSETLAEIRSIISHTATGAMEAHDIRARIVGAMTFIEFHLVVPGTMSVEDAHHICDRVEAGLRAGVGQALINIHVEPERKAKHTGVLVLP
- a CDS encoding cation diffusion facilitator family transporter, coding for MGACQHNHGHDGHAHTVAHDHVHDGGTTHDHAGHDHDGHDPAGDAHDGHDHTGHDCGHDHGHGGLFGHHHVHAPASYGRAFAIGIALNLVYVIGEAAWGVRSHALSLLADAGHNLSDVLALGAAWLAEVLSRRSPTATFTYGLRRSSILAALGNAVALLVVTGGIMWEAVQRLVHPHPVAGVAVMVVAGIGIVVNGLTALLFASGGRKDLNLHGAFLHMASDALMSLAVVAGGGVILLTGWLRIDPAICLVVSLSIIVATWSLLRDSLDMALDRVPRGIDPAQVATFLRTLPGVCDLHDLHIWPISTTETALTVHLVRDARESGHPAEGLLNLAARELNERFGIVHPTLQIETLSDADICILASAHTV
- a CDS encoding NAD(P)/FAD-dependent oxidoreductase, whose amino-acid sequence is MIRLTELRLPLGHAEDALRHAVTERLGIAAGDVGQISVFRRGHDARRRSRIMLVYTVDCAVTDEAAVLAAHADARDIMPAPDTAYHRVIDDGAQIAARPGFKRPVVIGAGPCGLMAALVLAQMGLRPLVLERGKVVRERTVDTFALWRKSILTPESNVQFGEGGAGTFSDGKLYSQVSDPRHYGRKVLAEFVRAGAPEEIEYLSRPHIGTFRLVAMVEHIRAEIESLGGEYRFGAHVSDFVMRGDGAGGQRIAALRLADGTEVVTDHVVLAIGHSARDTFESLHAAGVAMVAKPFSIGVRIEHPQSVINTARYHRPEPVPGLGAADYRLVHHASNGRAVYSFCMCPGGTVVAATSEPGQVVTNGMSQYSRAERNANAGIVVGVTPEQDYPGGALAGIAFQREWERRAYEAGGGAYFAPVQTVGDFLDGRPSTTLGDVVPSYRPGVTPTDLTRCLPAFAIEAIREALPHFDRRLAGFSMRDAVMTGVETRTSSPLRIPRGVDGQGINVRGLFPAGEGAGYAGGILSAGIDGIRIAEAVALSLAGRKVEQALQRGMTHATEAQ